The Nothobranchius furzeri strain GRZ-AD chromosome 6, NfurGRZ-RIMD1, whole genome shotgun sequence genome includes a region encoding these proteins:
- the LOC139070261 gene encoding uncharacterized protein encodes MTRGRDEGVARWRNKGPGEIRSPDSWRRPCAETTKALGSGSYQRLGCRGRRLASEGQQVAPESNWDEFWLWNKSSDVTISWVFVPGFWSLGSGSLGSSALGSGPWVLVPWVLVPRVQIPWVLVPWVLVPWVLIPGFWFPGFWAPGSVTLGSGSLGSGPRVLLPWVLVPWVLGPRFCYPGFWCVRTPLGSSSLSIKAESVQLFPEPDPDADMSTHPERERMALRDWSQPAERTVVGGMGMNHEESALILIRHCQDMKRQEARLRLISLLLMLSCAAFFFYTNTSGSQERSPEPGKAFWQQSPCPSENGGIQPPLRIFLRANLTTVENDSVLSWESSNSIKSYDKETDSIVIPGKGFYFVYIRFTLVCDDRSSFASQAFAVQLQLLSRGYPHKQPLLEAKDRWDCSDFGFHNVFVGELFELEKEDLLSVFLIKGSHMVTASQFGVFHL; translated from the exons atgacacgaggcagggatgaag GTGTGGCAAgatggagaaacaagggcccaggtgagattcgatccccagactcctgg CGACGCCCCTGTGCAGAGACAACAAAAGCTTTGGGTTCTGGTTCCTACCAGCGTTTGGGCTGCAGAGGGCGCCGTCTGGCTTCAGAGGGTCAGCAGGTGGCTCCGG AAAGTAACTGGGATGAGTTTTGGCTCTGGAATAAGTCCTCTGATGTAACG ATATCCTGGGTTTTTGTCCCTGGGTTCTGGTCCCTGGGTTCTGGTTCCCTGGGTTCTAGTGCCCTGGGTTCTGGTCCCTGGGTTCTGGTTCCCTGGGTTCTGGTCCCCAGGGTTCAGATACCCTGGGTTCTGGTTCCCTGGGTTCTAGTCCCCTGGGTTCTGATCCCTGGGTTCTGGTTCCCTGGGTTCTGGGCCCCGGGTTCTGTTACACTGGGTTCTGGTTCCCTGGGTTCTGGGCCCCGGGTTCTGTTACCCTGGGTTCTGGTTCCCTGGGTTCTGGGCCCCAGGTTCTGTTACCCTGGGTTCTGGTGTGTCAGAACTCCTCTTGGCTCCTCCTCCCT TTCTATTAAAGCTGAATCAGTTCAGTTATTTCCAGAACCCGATCCAGATGCAGACATGTCCACACACCCAGAGAGGGAGAGAATGGCTCTTAGGGACTGGAGCCAACCAGCCGAGCGCACGGTTGTTGGAGGAATGGGAATGAACCATGAGGAGTCTGCTCTCATCCTCATCCGTCACTGCCAGGACATGAAGCGACAGGAAGCCAGGCTGCGGCTCATCTCCCTGCTCCTGATGCTCAGCTGTGCTGCTTTCTTCTTCTACACCAACACTTCTGGTTCACAGGAG AGATCTCCTGAGCCTGGAAAAGCCTTCTGGCAGCAGAGTCCGTGTCCGTCAG AAAACGGTGGAATCCAGCCGCCGCTGAGGATTTTCCTCC GAGCAAACCTCACAACGGTGGAAAACGACTCAGTCCTCAGCTGGGaaagttcaaactccatcaaaaGCTACGACAAGGAAACAGACTCCATAGTGATACCTGGgaaaggattttactttgtctACATCCGTTTCACCCTGGTGTGCGACGACAGGAGCAGCTTCGCGTCCCAGGCCTTCGCCGTGCAGCTGCAGCTCCTGTCCAGAGGCTACCCGCACAAACAACCGCTGCTGGAGGCCAAGGACCGATGGGACTGCTCCGACTTTGGCTTCCACAACGTCTTTGTGGGAGAACTCTTCGAACTAGAGAAGGAAGATCTTCTGAGCGTTTTCCTGATAAAAGGCTCCCACATGGTCACCGCCTCGCAGTTCGGCGTGTTTCATCTGTAG